From a region of the Odontesthes bonariensis isolate fOdoBon6 chromosome 2, fOdoBon6.hap1, whole genome shotgun sequence genome:
- the echs1 gene encoding enoyl-CoA hydratase, mitochondrial isoform X2: MAFLCRSAAVLLKPSRAAPALLSAARLYSSAGGQYEYILVEKRGENNNVGFIQLNRPKALNALCDGLMKEVGQALDAFEADADVGAIVITGSDRAFAAGADIKEMQNRTFQECYGGNFLAHWNRVSMVKKPVIAAVNGFALGGGCELAMMCDIIYAGEKAQFGQPEILLGTIPGSGGTQRLTRAVGKSLAMEMVLTGDRINAQDAKQSGLVSRIYPVEQLVPEAVKCGEKIAANSKLISAMAKEAVNAAYELTLAEGNHLEKRLFHATFATDDRKEGMTAFVEKRKAIFQDN; encoded by the exons ATGGCTTTTCTCTGCAGAAGTGCCGCTGTCCTCCTGAAGCCCTCCAGAGCAGCGCCAGCTCTCCTGTCTGCTGCCCGCCTCTACAGCTCAG CAGGTGGTCAGTATGAGTACATTTTGGTGGAAAAGCGAGGCGAGAACAACAACGTGGGTTTCATTCAGCTGAACCGGCCCAAGGCTCTCAACGCTCTGTGTGACGGGCTGATGAAGGAGGTGGGACAGGCACTGGACGCTTTTGAAGCCGATGCAGATGTTGGCGCTATTGTCATCACCGGCAGCGACAGAGCCTTCGCTG CCGGAGcagacatcaaagagatgcagaatcGAACCTTCCAAGAGTGTTATGGCGGCAACTTCCTGGCTCACTGGAACAGAGTGTCAATGGTGAAGAAACCCGTCATCGCAGCCGTCAATGGATTTGCT CTGGGTGGAGGCTGTGAGCTTGCCATGATGTGTGACATCATCTACGCAGGAGAGAAAGCACAGTTTGGCCAACCAGAAATCCTGCTGGGGACCATTCCTG GGTCGGGCGGCACCCAGCGGCTGACTCGTGCAGTAGGCAAATCCCTGGCGATGGAAATGGTGCTAACAGGAGACAGAATTAACGCTCAGGATGCCAAGCAGTCGG GTTTGGTGAGTAGAATTTATCCCGTGGAGCAGCTAGTGCCTGAAGCTGTaaaatgtggggaaaaaatTGCTGCAAACTCCAAGCTGATTTCTGCTATGGCTAAAGAGGCTGTCAATGCAG CTTATGAACTGACTTTGGCGGAGGGGAATCACTTGGAAAAACGTTTATTCCATGCCACCTTTGCAACG GATGACCGTAAAGAAGGCATGACTGCCTTTGTGGAGAAGAGAAAGGCCATTTTCCAGGATAATTAG
- the echs1 gene encoding enoyl-CoA hydratase, mitochondrial isoform X1, with the protein MAFLCRSAAVLLKPSRAAPALLSAARLYSSGGQYEYILVEKRGENNNVGFIQLNRPKALNALCDGLMKEVGQALDAFEADADVGAIVITGSDRAFAAGADIKEMQNRTFQECYGGNFLAHWNRVSMVKKPVIAAVNGFALGGGCELAMMCDIIYAGEKAQFGQPEILLGTIPGSGGTQRLTRAVGKSLAMEMVLTGDRINAQDAKQSGLVSRIYPVEQLVPEAVKCGEKIAANSKLISAMAKEAVNAAYELTLAEGNHLEKRLFHATFATDDRKEGMTAFVEKRKAIFQDN; encoded by the exons ATGGCTTTTCTCTGCAGAAGTGCCGCTGTCCTCCTGAAGCCCTCCAGAGCAGCGCCAGCTCTCCTGTCTGCTGCCCGCCTCTACAGCTCAG GTGGTCAGTATGAGTACATTTTGGTGGAAAAGCGAGGCGAGAACAACAACGTGGGTTTCATTCAGCTGAACCGGCCCAAGGCTCTCAACGCTCTGTGTGACGGGCTGATGAAGGAGGTGGGACAGGCACTGGACGCTTTTGAAGCCGATGCAGATGTTGGCGCTATTGTCATCACCGGCAGCGACAGAGCCTTCGCTG CCGGAGcagacatcaaagagatgcagaatcGAACCTTCCAAGAGTGTTATGGCGGCAACTTCCTGGCTCACTGGAACAGAGTGTCAATGGTGAAGAAACCCGTCATCGCAGCCGTCAATGGATTTGCT CTGGGTGGAGGCTGTGAGCTTGCCATGATGTGTGACATCATCTACGCAGGAGAGAAAGCACAGTTTGGCCAACCAGAAATCCTGCTGGGGACCATTCCTG GGTCGGGCGGCACCCAGCGGCTGACTCGTGCAGTAGGCAAATCCCTGGCGATGGAAATGGTGCTAACAGGAGACAGAATTAACGCTCAGGATGCCAAGCAGTCGG GTTTGGTGAGTAGAATTTATCCCGTGGAGCAGCTAGTGCCTGAAGCTGTaaaatgtggggaaaaaatTGCTGCAAACTCCAAGCTGATTTCTGCTATGGCTAAAGAGGCTGTCAATGCAG CTTATGAACTGACTTTGGCGGAGGGGAATCACTTGGAAAAACGTTTATTCCATGCCACCTTTGCAACG GATGACCGTAAAGAAGGCATGACTGCCTTTGTGGAGAAGAGAAAGGCCATTTTCCAGGATAATTAG
- the sprn gene encoding shadow of prion protein, which produces MSGMNQLVATCWTCLLLSAFLFEPALSKGGRGGSRGSSRGTSSRSSTAGSYRGGGAYGGTRSRFRAAGRSSPVRVAAAAAAGAAVALTADKWYASAYRRSNADSSAEELDYYNRTNYFDALMSSSTQNGSFLSQVVSIIIATFSPKYGLVDYIL; this is translated from the coding sequence ATGTCAGGGATGAACCAGCTGGTTGCAACATGTTGGACTTGCCTCCTGCTCTCTGCTTTCCTCTTTGAGCCTGCGCTGTCGAAAGGAGGCCGTGGGGGGTCCCGGGGATCTTCGCGTGGAACTTCCTCGCGCAGCTCCACAGCTGGGAGCTACCGCGGAGGGGGCGCCTACGGTGGGACTCGCTCCCGTTTCAGGGCAGCAGGGCGGTCGTCGCCGGTGAGGGTGGCCGCAGCGGCTGCTGCGGGGGCCGCGGTGGCACTGACGGCGGACAAATGGTACGCGTCCGCCTACCGCCGCAGCAACGCCGACAGCTCCGCGGAGGAGCTAGATTACTACAACAGGACCAATTATTTTGATGCGCTCATGTCAAGCTCGACTCAAAATGGATCTTTTCTCTCTCAAGTGGTTTCCATCATTATTGCAACATTTTCCCCCAAATATGGACTAGTGGACTATATACTGTAG
- the mtg1 gene encoding mitochondrial ribosome-associated GTPase 1 isoform X1, with the protein MKLYQVLRNVDKFRTVFDFGGRDVAHWFPGHMAKGLRQMKASLKNVDCIIEIHDARIPFSGRNPVFQDTLHVKPHLLILNKMDLADLSKKQRILKKLEKDGMRNVLFTDCLRQRDDSIKKLFPAVLEIIENKPRFNREESTNYCLMVIGVPNVGKSSLINSMRRTNLKKGRASRVGGEPGITKAVLTKIQVCVRPFMYLLDTPGVLPPKIESVETGMKLALCGTILDHLVGEDIMADYLLYSLNRLGKFSYVEKYNLQAPSDDIQHVLKHIAVNLRKTQRVKAITGVGNITVTIPNYTAAAYDFIRAFRKGELGQVMLD; encoded by the exons ATGAAACTGTACCAGGTTCTCCGTAATGTCGACAAGTTCAGGACCGTTTTCGACTTTGGTGGACGGGATGTGGCCCACTGGTTCCCCGGACACATGGCTAAAG GTCTAAGGCAGATGAAAGCCAGCCTCAAGAATGTGGACTGCATCATAGAAATCCATGATGCCAGAAT CCCCTTCTCTGGAAGAAACCCTGTGTTTCAGGACACACTGCATGTGAAACCACATCTGCTCATTCTCAACAAGATGGAcctggctgatctgtccaagaAGCAG AGAATCCTAAAGAAGCTTGAAAAAGATGGCATGAGGAATGTTCTCTTCACGGACTGTTTAAGGCAGAGAGATGACAGCATCAAAAAG ttgtttcCAGCGGTGCTGGAGATCATTGAGAACAAACCACGCTTTAACAGAGAGGAG AGCACAAATTACTGCCTGATGGTGATCGGAGTGCCCAATGTTGGAAAGTCGTCACTTATTAACTCAATGAGGAGAACAAACTTGAAAAAAG GTCGTGCTTCTCGTGTGGGTGGGGAGCCAGGAATAACTAAAGCGGTCTTAACTAAAATTCAG GTGTGTGTGAGACCCTTCATGTACCTGCTGGACACACCGGGCGTATTACCTCCTAAGATTGAGAGTGTAGAAACGGGCATGAAGCTGGCTTTATGTG GAACTATTCTGGACCATTTAGTGGGCGAGGACATTATGGCTGACTACTTGCTTTATTCCTTGAACAGACTAGGGAagttcag tTATGTAGAGAAATATAATCTCCAAGCGCCCAGTGATGACATCCAGCATGTCCTCAAGCACATAGCTGTAAACCTCAGAAAAACTCAGCGAGTCAAAGCCATCACTGGAGTGG GGAATATCACTGTCACCATCCCAAACTACACAGCAGCAGCTTATGATTTCATTAGAGCCTTCAGGAAAGGAGAGCTGGGACAAGTAATGCTGGACTGA
- the mtg1 gene encoding mitochondrial ribosome-associated GTPase 1 isoform X2 has translation MSTSSGPFSTLVDGMWPTGSPDTWLKQIPFSGRNPVFQDTLHVKPHLLILNKMDLADLSKKQRILKKLEKDGMRNVLFTDCLRQRDDSIKKLFPAVLEIIENKPRFNREESTNYCLMVIGVPNVGKSSLINSMRRTNLKKGRASRVGGEPGITKAVLTKIQVCVRPFMYLLDTPGVLPPKIESVETGMKLALCGTILDHLVGEDIMADYLLYSLNRLGKFSYVEKYNLQAPSDDIQHVLKHIAVNLRKTQRVKAITGVGNITVTIPNYTAAAYDFIRAFRKGELGQVMLD, from the exons ATGTCGACAAGTTCAGGACCGTTTTCGACTTTGGTGGACGGGATGTGGCCCACTGGTTCCCCGGACACATGGCTAAAG CAAATCCCCTTCTCTGGAAGAAACCCTGTGTTTCAGGACACACTGCATGTGAAACCACATCTGCTCATTCTCAACAAGATGGAcctggctgatctgtccaagaAGCAG AGAATCCTAAAGAAGCTTGAAAAAGATGGCATGAGGAATGTTCTCTTCACGGACTGTTTAAGGCAGAGAGATGACAGCATCAAAAAG ttgtttcCAGCGGTGCTGGAGATCATTGAGAACAAACCACGCTTTAACAGAGAGGAG AGCACAAATTACTGCCTGATGGTGATCGGAGTGCCCAATGTTGGAAAGTCGTCACTTATTAACTCAATGAGGAGAACAAACTTGAAAAAAG GTCGTGCTTCTCGTGTGGGTGGGGAGCCAGGAATAACTAAAGCGGTCTTAACTAAAATTCAG GTGTGTGTGAGACCCTTCATGTACCTGCTGGACACACCGGGCGTATTACCTCCTAAGATTGAGAGTGTAGAAACGGGCATGAAGCTGGCTTTATGTG GAACTATTCTGGACCATTTAGTGGGCGAGGACATTATGGCTGACTACTTGCTTTATTCCTTGAACAGACTAGGGAagttcag tTATGTAGAGAAATATAATCTCCAAGCGCCCAGTGATGACATCCAGCATGTCCTCAAGCACATAGCTGTAAACCTCAGAAAAACTCAGCGAGTCAAAGCCATCACTGGAGTGG GGAATATCACTGTCACCATCCCAAACTACACAGCAGCAGCTTATGATTTCATTAGAGCCTTCAGGAAAGGAGAGCTGGGACAAGTAATGCTGGACTGA
- the LOC142392489 gene encoding peroxisomal N(1)-acetyl-spermine/spermidine oxidase-like isoform X1 encodes MACGVNSKVVIVGCGISGIAAAQRLVKAGFHHVRILEATSRCGGRVKTGSFGDNIVEIGANWIHGPSEENPVFRLARQYGLLEPEALTPENQALDIGGHPPWVPNIFSSSGQKLKAEDVYPALEMFAELLDESSEFQNQKGEPCACVGDFIRTQVKQRAAEKWKDVDMATRSLRLCVISNMLKVECCVNGTHSMNEVGLGAFGQYKTLPGLDCTFPGGYEGLIKNLMLELPDGLVSYNWPVRCIYWNNSEKRENPVMVECDGGERIAADHVIVTVPLGYLKRHHATLFHPPLPLHKLHSIQRLGFGTNNKIFVEFDVPWWDAQCEVIHLVWEDEDAMVDQVPDIQRSWIKKLFGFTVLRPTERYGHVLCGWIAGHESEYMETLSEQEVTQAVTQLIRRFTGNPTLTPRRILRSQWFHDPWTCGSYSHLGKGCSEQDLDNMMEPLPPKGSQSQSMEVLFAGEATHPCYFSTVHGALLTGWREADRLISHYSSINPSEALKSKL; translated from the exons ATGGCCTGCGGCGTAAACTCAAAGGTAGTTATAGTAGGATGCGGAATATCAGGGATAGCGGCGGCGCAAAGGCTCGTTAAAGCCGGATTCCATCACGTGAGGATCCTTGAAGCCACTTCAAGGTGCGGAGGACGAGTCAAAACAGGCAGTTTTG GTGATAATATTGTGGAGATTGGGGCAAACTGGATCCATGGACCGTCCGAGGAGAACCCGGTTTTTCGTCTGGCCCGTCAGTACGGGCTTCTGGAGCCAGAGGCCCTCACCCCAGAAAACCAGGCTTTGGACATCGGAGGACACCCCCCCTGGGTTCCTAATATCTTCAGCAGCTCAG GTCAGAAGCTGAAGGCCGAGGACGTCTATCCAGCTCTGGAGATGTTTGCCGAGCTGCTGGATGAGAGTTCAGAGTTTCAGAATCAAAAAGGAGAGCCATGTGCCTGTGTTGGAGATTTCATACGCACCCAG GTGAAACAACGAGCAGCGGAGAAATGGAAAGACGTCGACATGGCCACCAGATCTCTGCGACTGTGTGTGATCAGTAACATGTTGAAGGTGGAGTGTTGTGTTAACGGGACCCACAGCATGAATGAGGTGGGCCTGGGAGCCTTTGGACAATACAAGACTCTGCCTGGACTGGACTGTACATTCCCAGG TGGCTATGAAGGTCTCATCAAGAACTTGATGTTGGAGCTCCCCGATGGTTTAGTGAGCTACAACTGGCCTGTGCGATGCATCTACTGGAACAACTCAGAGAAGAGAGAGAACCCTGTGATGGTTGAGTGTGATGGCGGGGAAAGAATCGCTGCAGATCATGTTATTGTCACAGTGCCTTTAG GATACCTAAAGAGACACCATGCGACCCTTTTCCACCCTCCTCTCCCCCTACACAAGCTGCACTCCATCCAGAGGCTCGGATTTGGAACAAACAATAAGATATTTGTGGAGTTCGATGTGCCATGGTGGGATGCTCAATGTGAGGTCATTCATCTGGTGTGGGAAGATGAG GATGCCATGGTAGATCAGGTGCCCGACATACAGAGATCCTGGATAAAGAAGTTGTTTGGCTTCACTGTACTCAGACCCACTGAAAG GTATGGCCATGTCCTCTGTGGCTGGATTGCTGGGCACGAGTCCGAGTACATGGAAACACTGTCTGAACAGGAGGTCACACAGGCCGTCACGCAACTTATTCGcaggttcacag ggaaccctaccctaaccccacgAAGAATCCTGCGCTCCCAGTGGTTTCATGACCCTTGGACATGCGGGTCCTACAGCCACCTTGGAAAAGGCTGCTCCGAGCAGGACCTAGACAACATGATGGAGCCACTGCCACCAAAAGGATCACAGTCACAG TCCATGGAAGTGTTGTTCGCTGGGGAGGCCACACATCCCTGCTACTTCTCGACTGTCCACGGAGCGCTTCTCACTGGGTGGAGAGAAGCCGACAGACTCATCTCTCACTATTCCTCCATAAATCCATCTGAGGCTCTCAAGTCAAAGCTTTAA
- the LOC142392489 gene encoding peroxisomal N(1)-acetyl-spermine/spermidine oxidase-like isoform X2, which yields MACGVNSKVVIVGCGISGIAAAQRLVKAGFHHVRILEATSRCGGRVKTGSFGDNIVEIGANWIHGPSEENPVFRLARQYGLLEPEALTPENQALDIGGHPPWVPNIFSSSGQKLKAEDVYPALEMFAELLDESSEFQNQKGEPCACVGDFIRTQVKQRAAEKWKDVDMATRSLRLCVISNMLKVECCVNGTHSMNEVGLGAFGQYKTLPGLDCTFPGGYEGLIKNLMLELPDGLVSYNWPVRCIYWNNSEKRENPVMVECDGGERIAADHVIVTVPLGYLKRHHATLFHPPLPLHKLHSIQRLGFGTNNKIFVEFDVPWWDAQCEVIHLVWEDEDAMVDQVPDIQRSWIKKLFGFTVLRPTERYGHVLCGWIAGHESEYMETLSEQEVTQAVTQLIRRFTGNPTLNIFLCILCEIRR from the exons ATGGCCTGCGGCGTAAACTCAAAGGTAGTTATAGTAGGATGCGGAATATCAGGGATAGCGGCGGCGCAAAGGCTCGTTAAAGCCGGATTCCATCACGTGAGGATCCTTGAAGCCACTTCAAGGTGCGGAGGACGAGTCAAAACAGGCAGTTTTG GTGATAATATTGTGGAGATTGGGGCAAACTGGATCCATGGACCGTCCGAGGAGAACCCGGTTTTTCGTCTGGCCCGTCAGTACGGGCTTCTGGAGCCAGAGGCCCTCACCCCAGAAAACCAGGCTTTGGACATCGGAGGACACCCCCCCTGGGTTCCTAATATCTTCAGCAGCTCAG GTCAGAAGCTGAAGGCCGAGGACGTCTATCCAGCTCTGGAGATGTTTGCCGAGCTGCTGGATGAGAGTTCAGAGTTTCAGAATCAAAAAGGAGAGCCATGTGCCTGTGTTGGAGATTTCATACGCACCCAG GTGAAACAACGAGCAGCGGAGAAATGGAAAGACGTCGACATGGCCACCAGATCTCTGCGACTGTGTGTGATCAGTAACATGTTGAAGGTGGAGTGTTGTGTTAACGGGACCCACAGCATGAATGAGGTGGGCCTGGGAGCCTTTGGACAATACAAGACTCTGCCTGGACTGGACTGTACATTCCCAGG TGGCTATGAAGGTCTCATCAAGAACTTGATGTTGGAGCTCCCCGATGGTTTAGTGAGCTACAACTGGCCTGTGCGATGCATCTACTGGAACAACTCAGAGAAGAGAGAGAACCCTGTGATGGTTGAGTGTGATGGCGGGGAAAGAATCGCTGCAGATCATGTTATTGTCACAGTGCCTTTAG GATACCTAAAGAGACACCATGCGACCCTTTTCCACCCTCCTCTCCCCCTACACAAGCTGCACTCCATCCAGAGGCTCGGATTTGGAACAAACAATAAGATATTTGTGGAGTTCGATGTGCCATGGTGGGATGCTCAATGTGAGGTCATTCATCTGGTGTGGGAAGATGAG GATGCCATGGTAGATCAGGTGCCCGACATACAGAGATCCTGGATAAAGAAGTTGTTTGGCTTCACTGTACTCAGACCCACTGAAAG GTATGGCCATGTCCTCTGTGGCTGGATTGCTGGGCACGAGTCCGAGTACATGGAAACACTGTCTGAACAGGAGGTCACACAGGCCGTCACGCAACTTATTCGcaggttcacag GGAACCCTACCctgaacatttttctttgcattttatgTGAAATAAGAAGATAA
- the LOC142392517 gene encoding peroxisomal N(1)-acetyl-spermine/spermidine oxidase-like produces MAPSVSANVVIIGSGMAGVAAAHRLVKAGFENVQILEATGRSGGRIQTSRLGETIVEIGANWIHGPSQENPLFCLARDYGLLDPEALKPENQAMDVEEYPPWVSNWFSSSGQKLSAKCMKPALQFFFELLDNTPKSASSGKQSWTSVGHFIRSKAQQRAAKRWKDKDEATRQLLLCAISTMLKVECCASATHTMDDIDVVGFTMYKHLSGLDCTFPGGFEGFISNLMSELPSDLVTYNRPVRCVRWNNTESGMNPVTVECDDGERIAADHVILTVPLGFLKKHHSTLFSPPLPVHKLHSIHKLGFGTCDKIYVEFESPWWDADCGIIYLVWKDEEDVSDQVSDISKSWTRKIPSLTVLKPSESGSHVLCGWISGHEAEYMEKLPEQEVRRAITELIHTFTGDCTITPKRILCTRWFHDPWTCGSYSHPAVGCSAQDFMNMTEPLPTKEKQLQPLQVLFAGEATHPCYYSTVHGALLSGWREADRLISHYSSVNPCNDSDQKS; encoded by the exons CCAAGTGTGAGCGCAAACGTAGTTATTATAGGCAGCGGGATGGCAGGTGTAGCGGCGGCGCACAGGCTCGTCAAAGCTGGCTTTGAAAACGTGCAGATACTTGAGGCGACTGGAAGAAGCGGGGGACGAATTCAAACAAGTAGACTCG GTGAGACTATTGTGGAAATCGGGGCAAACTGGATCCATGGTCCATCTCAGGAGAACCCATTATTTTGTCTCGCTCGTGACTATGGCCTCTTGGATCCAGAGGCTCTTAAACCAGAAAACCAGGCAATGGATGTTGAGGAATATcctccctgggtctccaactgGTTCAGCAGTTCAG GTCAGAAGCTGAGTGCTAAGTGCATGAAACCAgctctgcagttttttttcGAGCTTCTGGACAATACTCCAAAATCTGCGAGTTCTGGAAAACAATCCTGGACCAGTGTTGGACATTTCATCCGATCTAAG GCACAGCAGCGAGCAGCGAAGAGGTGGAAAGACAAGGACGAGGCAACCAGGCAGCTTCTGCTGTGTGCCATCAGTACCATGCTGAAGGTGGAGTGCTGTGCAAGTGCGACTCACACCATGGATGACATAGACGTGGTTGGATTTACTATGTACAAACATCTGTCTGGACTGGACTGCACATTCCCAGG aggctTTGAAGGCTTCATCAGCAACTTGATGTCAGAGCTCCCCTCTGACTTAGTGACCTACAATCGACCCGTTCGCTGTGTCCGGTGGAACAATACGGAGAGCGGAATGAATCCTGTGACAGTAGAGTGCGACGATGGGGAGAGGATTGCCGCCGATCATGTTATTCTCACAGTGCCTTTAG gTTTTCTCAAGAAGCACCACTCAACCTTGTTCTCTCCTCCACTCCCTGTCCACAAGCTGCACTCCATTCACAAATTAGGATTTGGAACGTGCGACAAAATATATGTTGAGTTTGAATCACCGTGGTGGGATGCTGACTGCGGAATCATCTACCTGGTGTGGAAAGATGAG GAGGATGTTTCAGACCAGGTGTCGGATATAAGCAAATCCTGGACAAGGAAGATACCTTCGCTCACTGTGCTCAAACCCTCTGAAAG CGGAAGCCATGTTCTCTGCGGCTGGATTTCTGGGCATGAGGCAGAGTACATGGAGAAACTTCCTGAGCAGGAAGTCAGGCGCGCCATCACAGAGCTCATTCATACATTCACAG gaGACTGCACCATCACACCAAAGAGAATCCTGTGTACCCGGTGGTTTCACGATCCCTGGACGTGTGGCTCCTACAGTCACCCGGCAGTAGGTTGTTCAGCGCAGGACTTCATGAACATGACGGAGCCCTTGCCTACGAAAGAAAAGCAGTTACAG CCCCTGCAGGTGTTGTTTGCTGGAGAGGCGACTCATCCCTGCTACTACTCCACTGTCCATGGGGCACTTCTCAGTGGGTGGAGAGAAGCTGATAGACTCATCTCTCACTACTCATCTGTCAATCCGTGTAACGACTCAGACCAGAAAAGTTGA